Proteins encoded within one genomic window of Macrotis lagotis isolate mMagLag1 chromosome 3, bilby.v1.9.chrom.fasta, whole genome shotgun sequence:
- the TLR10 gene encoding toll-like receptor 10, translated as MGIIRNIYLLYGIHLSVLCGVLILPEASELTTNCSQDYLKKILMDMSPKTTTMNLSHNFTCQPQNLDLSPYSELKVLILSHNRIQHLDMSIFQYNKELEYLDLSYNSLKNISCYSLLALKHLDLSFNDFKNIPICQEFGSMPQLEFLGLSGTHIQKPDLQKVTHWHLSTIFLGLKQLLYYEESSLPLLNTDRLHIVLPENAEFRFILRDAIQTSKILEMTNINMDQFISHGHQKNPLLESLKCSKTSHLLLNNVYGPWQEFVQTLQFVWHSSVQQLQIQNFTIGAQSKFQHVSFNYSNTSMKALKVEHVTVEIYSFPQDKIYLFFTSMNIENLTISWAGMPHIIFPYSTKFQHLNFANNALTDQFVRTLQLPCLTTLILQKNKLETLSKVSFFANKTSLVHLDLSQNLLEYDIKEYCNWPETLTSLNLSSNKLIDSVFKCIPKNIQILDLHNNDIRTIPREIVELTALRDLNIASNSLTDLPWCGNFQRLSVLNIEMNSIISPSLDFFQTCQEVQSLKAGDNPFRCTCDLRNFISLGKKSQGLMIGWPNAYTCEYPLKVKGIPLENVDLPELSCNTPLLIAVILIVGLIWTVVIAVLCIHLDLLWYLRMIVQWTQTQHRVRNVPLKELQRTIQFHAFISYSEGDSLWVKNELIPNLEKDDTSILICLHERHFIPGKSIVENIINCIEKSYKSIFVLSPNFVQSEWCHYELYFAHHKLFHEGSNNLILILLEPIPQYSIPMRYHKLKALMSQRTYLEWPKEKSKHGLFWANLRAAIHINLSDFGKMNTSQKILEL; from the coding sequence atgggGATCATCAGAAACATTTACTTACTGTATGGTATTCATCTATCAGTGCTATGTGGAGTTCTGATATTGCCTGAAGCAAGTGAATTAACTACCAACTGTTCTCAAGACTATCTTAAAAAGATTCTCATGGATATGTCACCAAAGACTACCACAATGAATCTATCCCATAACTTCACATGTCAGCCTCAGAACTTGGACCTCAGTCCTTACTCTGAACTTAAAGTTTTAATTCTCTCTCATAACAGAATCCAACACCTGGATATGAGCATCTTCCAATACAACAAGGAGTTAGAATACTTAGACTTATCTTACAATAGCCTGAAGAATATTTCTTGTTATTCCCTTCTGGCCCTTAAACATTTAGATCTTTCTTTTAACGACTTCAAGAACATTCCCATCTGTCAGGAGTTTGGCAGCATGCCACAATTGGAATTTTTAGGATTGAGTGGAACACATATACAAAAACCAGATTTGCAGAAAGTGACTCATTGGCACCTAAGCACTATCTTCTTAGGCTTAAAACAACTTTTGTACTACGAAGAAAGCAGCTTACCCCTCTTAAACACTGACAGACTTCACATAGTTTTACCAGAGAATGCTGAGTTTAGATTTATTTTGCGTGATGCAATCCAAACTTCGAAAATCttggaaatgacaaatattaataTGGATCAATTTATAAGCCATGGACATCAGAAGAATCCTCTTTTAGAGAGTCTAAAGTGTTCTAAAACTTCTCATCTGTTACTCAATAATGTATATGGACCCTGGCAGGAGTTTGTCCAAACACTGCAATTTGTTTGGCACTCATCAGTTCAACAGttacaaatacaaaattttacCATTGGTGCCCAAAGTAAATTTCAACACGTATCATTTAACTACTCTAATACCTCAATGAAAGCCCTAAAGGTGGAGCATGTGACTGTAGAGATATATTCCTTTCCACAGGATAAAATCTACTTGTTTTTTACCAGCATGAACATTGAAAACTTGACGATCTCATGGGCGGGGATGCCACatataatttttccttattcTACCAAATTTCAGCACTTGAATTTTGCCAACAATGCCTTAACAGATCAGTTTGTGAGAACTCTTCAGTTGCCATGTTTGACAACATTGATTTTgcaaaagaataaattagaaacaCTTTCCAAAGTGAGTTTCTTTGCGAACAAAACATCTTTAGTTCACTTAGATCTAAGCCAGAATctattggaatatgatattaaagAATACTGCAACTGGCCAGAGACCCTCACTTCCCTGAATTTGTCATCAAATAAACTTATTGACTCTGTTTTCAAATGCATACCAAAGAACATTCAAATACTTGATCTGCATAACAATGACATTAGAACCATTCCCAGAGAAATTGTAGAACTGACAGCTTTACGGGACCTAAATATTGCATCCAATTCTCTAACTGATCTTCCTTGGTGTGGTAATTTCCAAAGGCTTTCTGTGCTGAATATTGAAATGAATTCCATTATTAGCCCATCTCTTGATTTCTTCCAGACTTGTCAGGAAGTACAGTCATTGAAAGCAGGAGACAATCCATTCAGATGTACCTGTGACTTAAGAAACTTCATCAGCCTAGGGAAAAAATCCCAGGGCTTAATGATTGGATGGCCAAATGCATATACCTGTGAATATCCTCTAAAAGTCAAGGGAATTCCATTAGAGAATGTTGATTTGCCAGAATTATCCTGTAATACACCTCTTTTGATTGCTGTCATTCTGATAGTCGGATTAATTTGGACAGTTGTCATAGCAGTTCTCTGCATCCATCTTGATTTGCTCTGGTATCTTAGGATGATAGTTCAGTGGACACAGACCCAGCACAGAGTTAGGAATGTGCCCCTAAAAGAACTCCAAAGAACAATCCAATTTCATGCTTTTATTTCATACAGTGAAGGGGATTCCCTCTGGGTAAAGAATGAGCTGATACCAAACCTAGAGAAAGATGATACATCCATACTGATTTGTCTCCATGAGAGACACTTCATTCCTGGCAAGAGCATTGTTGAAAATATCATAAACTGCATTGAGAAAAGCTACAAATCTATCTTTGTTTTGTCCCCTAATTTTGTTCAAAGTGAATGGTGCCATTATGAGCTTTACTTTGCTCATcacaaattatttcatgaagGTTCTAATAATTTGATTCTCATATTACTAGAACCAATTCCCCAGTACAGCATTCCTATGAGATATCATAAACTAAAAGCTCTCATGTCCCAAAGAACCTATTTGGAATGGCCCAAGGAGAAGAGCAAACATGGACTTTTCTGGGCTAACCTAAGGGCTGCTATTCACATTAATTTATCAGATTTTGGAAAGATGAACACATCACAGAAAATTTTAGAGCTATAG